A window of the Euzebya pacifica genome harbors these coding sequences:
- a CDS encoding CpaF family protein: protein MTTYDRLRRQLLDRLDADRIDPAEQPDRVRTIVARLVAEYQRDAEIGTEARLRDVGQMATRLVESVTAYGPLTHILAAPDVEEIFVEGPRVTWMDRTGRLHGLDVPTTEEENRAVVDRLLAPTSRSLDTRNPMVQARVLDGAARLSVAVPPVAEGLSATIRRHTRRRHSLADLVGSGSLSQPAADLLTLCMQGWSSVLVSGQPGAGKTSLLTALLGAVPSERCVRVCEEIRELTVPLTHGSYYETRPPSASGESAITLRDLLKFCLGMRCELLVVGEVRGAEAFELTRAVNAGCGFACTVHANSGRDALEAITNAAIMAGENVPESLVRKVFSSAIDLVVHTDLHDRGDGAGPRREVREIVAVMPSVADTFATEPIFTRPAGPGTPLRWTGLVPPSLERLERLLPPGRTLRDVLSPDGRPAVAASTAGS, encoded by the coding sequence GTGACCACCTACGACCGGCTGCGACGCCAGCTGCTGGACCGCCTCGACGCCGACCGGATCGACCCGGCCGAGCAGCCCGACCGGGTCCGCACCATCGTGGCCCGGCTGGTCGCGGAGTACCAGCGCGACGCCGAGATCGGGACGGAGGCGCGGCTGCGCGACGTCGGGCAGATGGCGACCCGGCTGGTCGAGTCCGTCACCGCCTACGGGCCGCTGACCCACATCCTCGCCGCACCCGACGTGGAGGAGATCTTCGTCGAGGGGCCGCGGGTCACCTGGATGGACCGAACCGGCCGGCTGCACGGGCTGGACGTGCCCACCACCGAGGAGGAGAACCGCGCGGTCGTCGACCGGTTGCTGGCCCCGACCAGCCGCAGCCTGGACACCCGCAACCCGATGGTGCAGGCCCGCGTCCTGGACGGCGCGGCGCGACTGTCGGTCGCCGTGCCGCCGGTGGCCGAAGGGTTGTCGGCCACGATCCGCCGCCACACCCGCCGACGGCACAGCCTGGCCGACCTCGTCGGCTCCGGATCGCTGTCCCAACCGGCCGCGGACCTGCTGACCCTGTGCATGCAGGGCTGGTCCAGCGTGCTCGTGTCCGGCCAGCCCGGTGCCGGCAAGACGTCGCTGCTGACCGCGCTGCTCGGGGCGGTGCCGTCGGAACGCTGCGTGCGGGTCTGCGAGGAGATCCGCGAGCTGACCGTCCCGTTGACGCACGGGTCGTACTACGAGACCCGTCCACCGTCGGCGTCCGGCGAGTCGGCCATCACCCTGCGCGACCTCCTCAAGTTCTGCCTCGGCATGCGTTGTGAGCTGCTCGTGGTCGGGGAGGTCAGAGGGGCAGAGGCCTTCGAGCTCACCCGGGCGGTCAACGCGGGGTGTGGGTTCGCGTGCACCGTGCACGCCAACTCTGGGCGCGACGCGCTGGAGGCCATCACCAACGCCGCGATCATGGCCGGCGAGAACGTGCCCGAGTCGCTGGTCCGCAAGGTCTTCTCCTCCGCCATCGACCTCGTGGTGCACACCGACCTGCACGACCGTGGCGACGGGGCCGGGCCACGCCGGGAGGTCCGCGAGATCGTCGCCGTCATGCCGTCGGTCGCCGACACCTTCGCCACCGAACCGATCTTCACCCGCCCGGCCGGCCCGGGCACACCGCTGCGCTGGACCGGTCTGGTCCCCCCGTCGTTGGAGCGGCTCGAACGGCTGCTCCCACCCGGTCGGACCCTTCGGGACGTCCTGTCCCCGGACGGTCGGCCGGCGGTCGCGGCCAGCACAGCAGGTTCCTGA
- a CDS encoding helix-turn-helix domain-containing protein, whose amino-acid sequence MADHKGLDEFPDILTAAHVAEMLGMNLDYVRKMSRQGKIPAHKMPGGRAFRYFKDEVVEWLRGLPAHETEVEEQASSG is encoded by the coding sequence ATGGCCGACCACAAAGGGCTGGACGAGTTCCCCGACATCCTCACCGCCGCCCATGTCGCGGAGATGCTGGGCATGAACCTGGACTACGTCCGCAAGATGTCGCGACAGGGCAAGATCCCCGCCCACAAGATGCCGGGTGGTCGCGCGTTCAGGTACTTCAAGGACGAGGTCGTGGAGTGGCTGCGCGGGCTGCCGGCCCACGAGACCGAGGTCGAGGAGCAGGCCTCTTCCGGCTGA
- a CDS encoding class I SAM-dependent methyltransferase has protein sequence MSDPFDGPATNAWRAELEAWAIPDAILGAAPANPYAFPTGTITTPTVDPMTTPTGLRVLQRLSPGEVLLDVGCGAGRISGAFTTDHRVVGVEPRDNLADTATERGIEVHRGRWPELASTVGTAPVVLSTHVLYDVQDVAPFLLALHQAAQRRVVLEVTTTHPWSDTTPLFRRFHDLDRPDGPTVELLVRVIEEVLGVTADVEDHMRPSGRYDVLDDLVAHQRQRLCLTADHDAAIADALADVVVTDGDGRVRMPDQPLATLWWDR, from the coding sequence ATGAGCGACCCGTTCGATGGACCCGCCACCAACGCGTGGCGTGCCGAGCTCGAGGCGTGGGCGATCCCCGACGCGATCCTCGGGGCGGCACCGGCAAACCCCTACGCCTTCCCGACAGGGACGATCACGACGCCGACCGTCGACCCGATGACCACGCCGACCGGCCTGCGCGTCCTCCAACGGCTCTCTCCCGGTGAGGTACTGCTGGACGTCGGGTGCGGTGCCGGGCGGATCTCCGGCGCGTTCACCACCGACCATCGGGTCGTCGGTGTCGAACCCCGCGACAACCTGGCCGACACCGCCACCGAACGGGGGATCGAGGTCCACCGTGGCCGCTGGCCGGAGCTCGCGTCGACGGTGGGCACCGCACCCGTCGTTTTGTCCACCCATGTCCTCTACGACGTGCAGGACGTCGCCCCGTTCCTCCTCGCCCTCCACCAGGCGGCGCAACGGCGGGTGGTCCTGGAGGTCACCACGACCCATCCGTGGAGCGACACCACCCCGCTGTTCCGCCGGTTCCACGACCTCGACCGTCCCGACGGGCCGACCGTCGAGCTGCTCGTGCGGGTGATCGAGGAGGTGCTGGGGGTCACCGCCGATGTCGAGGACCACATGCGCCCGAGCGGCCGCTACGACGTACTCGACGACCTCGTCGCCCACCAGCGGCAGCGGCTGTGCCTGACTGCGGACCACGACGCCGCGATCGCCGACGCCCTGGCGGACGTCGTCGTGACCGATGGCGACGGTCGGGTGCGCATGCCCGACCAGCCGCTGGCCACCCTGTGGTGGGACAGGTGA
- a CDS encoding TIGR00730 family Rossman fold protein: MTSRPDPTTFAVCVFTASSERVADSYRSLARDVGAAIAGAGWRLVYGGGQVGLMGEVARAALAAGGGVTGIIPHSLNRREVAFDDIDDLVLCDTLAERKQLMDDRTDAYVVLPGGIGTLDELVEVLTTRSLGYHAKAIVLVDVDGYWAPLHALLDHMVDAGTLRPDVRDLVETVTDLDGMVERLSKETP; the protein is encoded by the coding sequence ATGACCTCCCGCCCCGACCCGACGACCTTCGCCGTCTGTGTGTTCACCGCCTCCTCCGAGCGGGTGGCCGACAGCTACCGCTCCCTGGCCCGCGACGTGGGTGCAGCCATCGCCGGGGCCGGCTGGCGGCTGGTCTACGGCGGCGGCCAGGTCGGGCTGATGGGCGAGGTCGCCCGGGCGGCCCTGGCCGCCGGGGGCGGCGTCACCGGCATCATCCCGCACTCGCTGAACCGTCGCGAGGTCGCCTTCGACGACATCGACGACCTGGTGCTGTGCGACACCCTCGCCGAGCGCAAGCAGCTGATGGACGACCGCACCGACGCCTACGTCGTGCTGCCGGGTGGGATCGGCACCCTCGACGAGCTCGTCGAGGTCCTGACCACCCGGTCGCTCGGCTACCACGCCAAGGCCATCGTGCTGGTCGACGTCGACGGCTACTGGGCACCGCTGCACGCCCTGCTGGACCACATGGTCGACGCCGGCACCCTGCGCCCTGACGTCCGCGACCTCGTCGAGACCGTGACCGACCTCGACGGCATGGTCGAGCGCCTCTCCAAGGAAACCCCGTGA
- a CDS encoding type 1 glutamine amidotransferase — MTRLLVVQHLPHEHEGVLGEVLVTRDLDVVRCRAWAEPVPTTLEGMDALVVLGGDMNTDEEADWPHLREVRDLLRVALDEAVPTLGLCLGAQLLAEAGGGSVHHGTPEIGWIPIEQTDEGRADPVVSAVPDGTPFFNAHADYVSLPPGAALLSRSTDTDVHAFRLSAALGLQHHPEIDASFVAGYVEAPGVARYLGANGWTPEELVSEARRRNAAHRAAGQALFEAWVDSIG; from the coding sequence GTGACCCGCCTGCTCGTCGTCCAGCACCTGCCCCACGAGCACGAGGGCGTGCTCGGCGAGGTGCTGGTCACCCGTGACCTCGACGTCGTCCGTTGCCGGGCCTGGGCCGAGCCGGTTCCCACGACGCTGGAGGGGATGGACGCGCTGGTCGTGCTCGGTGGGGACATGAACACCGACGAGGAGGCGGACTGGCCGCACCTCCGCGAGGTCCGTGACCTCCTCCGGGTGGCGCTGGACGAGGCCGTCCCCACCCTCGGCCTGTGCCTTGGCGCCCAGCTGCTGGCCGAGGCCGGCGGCGGGTCCGTCCATCACGGGACCCCCGAGATCGGCTGGATCCCGATCGAGCAGACCGACGAGGGTCGGGCCGACCCGGTCGTCTCCGCGGTCCCCGACGGCACGCCGTTCTTCAACGCCCACGCCGACTACGTGTCCCTGCCGCCCGGCGCGGCCCTGTTGTCACGGTCGACAGACACCGACGTGCATGCCTTCCGGTTGTCCGCAGCGCTCGGGCTGCAGCACCACCCGGAGATCGACGCGTCGTTCGTCGCCGGGTACGTCGAGGCGCCCGGTGTGGCCCGGTACCTCGGCGCGAACGGCTGGACGCCGGAGGAGCTGGTGAGCGAGGCCCGTCGACGCAACGCCGCGCATCGTGCCGCGGGGCAGGCCCTGTTCGAGGCGTGGGTGGACTCCATCGGCTGA
- the ssb gene encoding single-stranded DNA-binding protein, translated as MTNTITVSGNLTADPELRRTGAEVPFARMRVAVSRRTQNADTKEWEDRQDGFFNVTAWRDLGQHAATALRKGDRVTVTGRMMRRPYEADLGEGKTETRYTHEIEAEDLGPSLRWQAWTRLEPRPVAVPQDRGEGADPAVDSVPELAERAA; from the coding sequence ATGACCAACACCATCACCGTGTCGGGCAACCTGACCGCCGACCCCGAGCTGCGCCGCACCGGCGCCGAGGTGCCGTTCGCGAGGATGCGCGTCGCGGTCAGCCGCCGTACACAGAACGCCGACACCAAGGAGTGGGAGGACCGCCAGGACGGCTTCTTCAACGTGACGGCCTGGCGCGACCTCGGCCAGCACGCCGCCACGGCGCTGCGCAAGGGTGACCGGGTCACCGTCACCGGCAGGATGATGCGCCGCCCCTACGAGGCCGACCTCGGCGAGGGGAAGACCGAGACCCGCTACACCCACGAGATCGAGGCCGAGGACCTCGGGCCGTCGCTGCGCTGGCAGGCCTGGACCCGGCTGGAGCCCCGCCCCGTTGCCGTCCCCCAGGACCGTGGTGAGGGCGCCGACCCAGCCGTCGACTCGGTGCCGGAGCTTGCCGAGCGCGCTGCCTGA
- the rpsF gene encoding 30S ribosomal protein S6, translating into MRTYELMMISRGDLDDVAVDTNIRRFTGLIGEQGGKVLNVDHWGKREFAYEINHMNSGFYTVVDLEIESDGLKELDRQLGNAEEVVRHKFVRPEVRSKKI; encoded by the coding sequence ATGCGAACCTACGAACTCATGATGATCTCCCGCGGCGACCTCGACGATGTCGCGGTCGACACCAACATCCGCCGGTTCACCGGCCTGATCGGCGAGCAGGGCGGCAAGGTCCTCAACGTCGACCACTGGGGCAAGCGCGAGTTTGCCTACGAGATCAACCACATGAACAGCGGCTTCTACACCGTTGTCGACCTCGAGATCGAGAGCGACGGCCTGAAGGAGCTCGACCGCCAGCTCGGCAACGCCGAAGAGGTCGTGCGCCACAAGTTCGTGCGCCCCGAGGTCCGCAGCAAGAAGATCTGA
- the ssb gene encoding single-stranded DNA-binding protein, with protein MANEQNNITVIGNLTKDPDLRYTQSGIAVASLSVAVNRRVRNKDTNEWEDKLDGYFDINIWRDHAENVAESLNKGDRVVVIGRLTKRSWEDRDGQTRWSTEIEADEICPSLRWAKASVSKVRSGGGGPRPSSGGGSAPPPAEPPTPDDVPF; from the coding sequence GTGGCGAACGAGCAGAACAACATCACCGTCATCGGCAACCTCACCAAGGATCCCGACCTCCGCTACACGCAGTCCGGCATCGCCGTGGCCAGCCTGAGCGTCGCCGTCAACCGGCGCGTGCGGAACAAGGACACCAACGAGTGGGAAGACAAGCTCGACGGGTACTTCGACATCAACATCTGGCGTGACCACGCCGAGAACGTTGCCGAGTCGCTGAACAAGGGCGATCGCGTCGTCGTGATCGGTCGGCTGACCAAGCGGTCCTGGGAGGACCGCGACGGCCAGACCCGTTGGTCCACCGAGATCGAGGCCGACGAGATCTGCCCCAGCCTGCGCTGGGCCAAGGCCAGCGTCAGCAAGGTGCGCAGCGGTGGTGGCGGTCCCCGCCCCTCCAGCGGTGGCGGCAGCGCGCCGCCCCCCGCGGAGCCGCCCACCCCGGACGACGTTCCGTTCTAG
- a CDS encoding arsenate reductase ArsC: protein MSQEPLTTEQEYLVSTSTSRLHDQFAHVAGRETIERLIRESLVHLSNSSVTKWLPVLAERFAADQLRALAKLDNLLDTDRPHVLFLCVQNAGRSQMAAAWTTHLSGGEVEVFSGGSEPASQVNPAAVAAMQEVGIDIAAAYPKPWTDDIVRAADVVITMGCGDACPIFPGKRYEDWVITDPAGKDVEAIRPIRDEIKARVETLLADLRTRTPA, encoded by the coding sequence ATGAGCCAAGAGCCACTCACCACCGAGCAGGAGTACCTGGTCAGCACCAGCACCAGCCGGCTGCACGACCAGTTCGCCCATGTCGCCGGCCGCGAGACCATCGAACGGTTGATCCGCGAATCCCTGGTGCACCTCAGCAACTCCAGCGTCACCAAGTGGCTGCCCGTGCTGGCGGAACGATTCGCCGCCGACCAGCTCCGCGCCCTGGCCAAGCTCGACAACCTGCTGGACACCGACCGGCCGCACGTGTTGTTCCTGTGCGTCCAGAACGCCGGGCGATCACAGATGGCCGCCGCGTGGACCACCCACCTCTCCGGCGGCGAGGTGGAGGTGTTCTCGGGCGGGTCGGAGCCGGCGAGTCAGGTCAATCCCGCCGCCGTCGCGGCCATGCAGGAAGTCGGCATCGACATCGCAGCCGCCTACCCCAAGCCGTGGACCGACGACATCGTGCGCGCAGCCGACGTCGTGATCACCATGGGCTGCGGGGACGCCTGCCCGATCTTCCCCGGCAAGCGCTACGAGGACTGGGTCATCACCGACCCGGCCGGCAAGGACGTGGAGGCCATTCGCCCGATCCGCGACGAGATCAAGGCCCGCGTGGAGACCCTGCTGGCCGATCTCCGCACCCGCACTCCCGCCTGA
- a CDS encoding arsenate reductase ArsC, whose protein sequence is MTTAHDRPATDRPSVLFLCVHNAGRSQMAAGWTQHLAGGAVDVFSGGSEPADQVNPAAVEAMQEVGIDITSAQPTRWTDDEVRAADVVITMGCGDTCPVFPGKRYEDWPISDPAGKGVESVRPIRDEIKGRVEALLTSLQVPVAG, encoded by the coding sequence ATGACCACCGCCCACGACCGTCCCGCCACCGACCGGCCCAGCGTGCTCTTCCTCTGCGTCCACAACGCCGGCCGGTCGCAGATGGCCGCCGGCTGGACCCAGCACCTCGCCGGCGGCGCCGTCGACGTCTTCTCCGGTGGGTCCGAGCCGGCCGACCAGGTCAACCCAGCGGCCGTGGAGGCGATGCAGGAGGTCGGGATCGACATCACCTCGGCCCAGCCGACCCGCTGGACCGACGACGAGGTCCGCGCCGCGGACGTCGTGATCACGATGGGCTGTGGCGACACCTGCCCCGTCTTCCCGGGCAAGCGCTACGAGGACTGGCCCATCTCCGACCCCGCCGGCAAGGGAGTTGAGTCGGTCCGCCCGATCCGCGACGAGATCAAGGGCCGGGTCGAGGCGCTCCTGACCAGTCTGCAGGTGCCGGTGGCCGGATGA
- a CDS encoding ArsR family transcriptional regulator, translating into MMEPTPSTALPDPADASRADRARVHAALGDPIRLAIVEALLDSDLAPDEVAASLRMPPNGLAHHLKVLDQAGLVQRQRSHADGRRRYLVLDRSRLDGLIGARSWTASSVLFVCTANAARSQMAAAIWQSVSPVPATSAGHMPADAVPDATVALLRRHGLPEPADGPRGYADITTPPQLVVSVCDLAREAGPPFEAPRLHWSIPDPLADGRQEAFDHAFDELQRRIHALAPRVTAA; encoded by the coding sequence ATGATGGAGCCCACGCCGTCGACGGCGTTGCCCGATCCGGCGGACGCGTCCCGTGCCGACCGTGCCCGGGTGCACGCCGCGCTCGGCGACCCGATCCGGCTGGCGATCGTCGAGGCCCTGCTCGACAGCGACCTCGCACCCGACGAGGTTGCGGCGTCGCTGCGCATGCCGCCCAACGGCCTGGCCCACCACCTGAAGGTCCTGGACCAGGCCGGCCTCGTGCAGCGGCAGCGGTCCCACGCCGACGGCCGGCGCCGCTACCTGGTGCTGGACCGCTCGCGACTCGACGGGCTCATCGGCGCCCGCTCGTGGACCGCGTCCTCGGTGCTGTTCGTGTGCACCGCCAACGCTGCCCGTTCGCAGATGGCGGCGGCGATCTGGCAGTCCGTGTCACCGGTGCCCGCCACCTCCGCCGGCCACATGCCAGCCGACGCGGTCCCCGACGCGACGGTCGCGCTGCTGCGCCGCCACGGACTGCCCGAACCAGCCGACGGCCCCCGCGGGTACGCCGACATCACCACCCCGCCGCAGCTCGTCGTCTCGGTCTGCGACCTCGCCAGGGAGGCGGGTCCGCCGTTCGAGGCCCCGCGCCTGCACTGGTCGATCCCCGACCCGCTGGCCGACGGTCGCCAGGAGGCCTTCGACCACGCCTTCGACGAGCTCCAGCGGCGCATCCACGCCCTCGCACCCCGCGTGACCGCCGCCTGA
- the rpsR gene encoding 30S ribosomal protein S18 — protein MARTQPQRQQRPAKKKEDFFKANKITYIDYKDVEMLQRFVSERGKLRSARVTGVNPQQQRLLAKAIKNAREMALMPYTNR, from the coding sequence ATGGCACGTACTCAGCCCCAGCGGCAGCAGCGGCCCGCCAAGAAGAAGGAAGACTTCTTCAAGGCCAACAAGATCACCTACATCGACTACAAGGACGTCGAGATGCTGCAGCGCTTCGTGTCCGAGCGCGGCAAGCTCCGTTCCGCTCGCGTGACCGGTGTCAACCCGCAGCAGCAGCGACTCCTCGCAAAGGCGATCAAGAACGCCCGCGAGATGGCGCTGATGCCCTACACCAACCGCTAG
- the rplI gene encoding 50S ribosomal protein L9, which yields MKIILKAFVDNLGDAGDIVDVANGYANNYLIPQNLAMRATKGAVADAEALRRSRLKREAVEIADAEEVKKGLEGRTLVITATAGEDGTLYGSVGKRDVAEAVVSTTGVQVDHKKIVLDRALKEVGQHEVGVKLHREVIATVIVDIVADEIIESGDLESALEDADNDTETPEVPAVDADADEAEVDAAVAASADA from the coding sequence ATGAAGATCATCCTGAAGGCGTTCGTCGACAACCTCGGTGACGCCGGGGACATCGTCGACGTGGCCAATGGCTACGCCAACAACTACCTGATCCCCCAGAACCTGGCGATGCGCGCCACCAAGGGCGCCGTCGCCGACGCCGAGGCCCTGCGCCGGTCCCGCCTGAAGCGCGAGGCCGTCGAGATCGCCGACGCCGAAGAGGTCAAGAAGGGCCTCGAGGGTCGCACGCTCGTCATCACCGCCACCGCGGGCGAGGACGGCACCCTGTACGGCTCCGTCGGCAAGCGTGACGTTGCCGAGGCCGTCGTGTCCACCACCGGTGTGCAGGTCGACCACAAGAAGATCGTCCTGGACCGTGCCCTCAAGGAGGTCGGCCAGCACGAGGTCGGCGTCAAGCTCCACCGTGAGGTCATCGCCACCGTCATCGTCGACATCGTCGCTGACGAGATCATCGAGTCCGGCGACCTCGAGTCCGCCCTCGAGGACGCCGACAACGACACCGAGACCCCCGAGGTTCCCGCAGTCGACGCCGACGCCGACGAGGCAGAGGTCGACGCGGCGGTTGCCGCCTCCGCCGACGCGTAG
- a CDS encoding L-serine ammonia-lyase: MNPINIRLANLYRIGVGPSSSHTVGPMRAAAFARAELIGHGGVPRSLRVELKGSLGATGRGHHSDLAVLAGLHGWEPHDCDIDAVLALRETLAADPSVAWSGGARVRLHPDDVVFLRARDTKGEVLPHPNTMVFHATFDDGSTTSSTWCSIGGGFIRRPEEVAGGDDGPGKPRDVPHPFNDAESLMERAREIGGTLGDVVLANERALADDDGSSADAHLDAVWETFLSCIERGTTTTGELPGGLAVQRRARLLLDRIDEGEVSEAYADIARAQAYAFAVQEENAAGGRVVTAPTNGAAGIVPAVLVEAADRRGHSREEIHAALATAAAIAMLVKTHASISGAEVGCQGEVGTATSMAAAALCQLMGGTIDQVANAAEIGMEHNLGLTCDPIKGLVQAPCIERNAMGVAKAHSAAQLALHSVVAGVVSLDKVIKVMKRTGDDMRREYKETSEGGLAVSFPEC, encoded by the coding sequence ATGAACCCCATCAACATCCGCCTGGCCAACCTGTACCGGATCGGCGTGGGCCCCTCCTCGAGCCACACGGTCGGGCCGATGCGGGCGGCGGCCTTCGCCCGAGCCGAGCTGATCGGCCACGGCGGCGTGCCTCGGTCCCTGCGGGTCGAGCTGAAGGGGTCGCTCGGGGCCACCGGGCGGGGCCACCACTCCGACCTGGCCGTCCTGGCGGGCCTGCACGGCTGGGAACCCCATGACTGCGACATCGACGCGGTCCTGGCCCTGCGCGAGACGCTGGCGGCCGACCCGTCGGTCGCCTGGTCCGGCGGCGCGCGGGTGCGGCTGCACCCCGACGACGTGGTGTTCCTGCGCGCCCGTGACACCAAGGGCGAGGTGCTGCCCCACCCCAACACGATGGTCTTCCACGCCACCTTCGACGACGGGTCGACGACGTCGTCGACGTGGTGCTCGATCGGCGGCGGGTTCATCCGTCGGCCCGAGGAGGTCGCCGGTGGCGACGACGGGCCCGGCAAGCCGCGTGACGTCCCCCACCCCTTCAACGACGCCGAGTCGTTGATGGAGCGAGCCCGCGAGATCGGCGGCACCCTCGGCGACGTCGTGCTGGCCAACGAACGGGCACTGGCTGACGACGACGGGTCCTCGGCCGACGCCCATCTCGACGCGGTGTGGGAGACGTTCCTGTCCTGCATCGAGCGGGGCACCACGACCACCGGCGAGCTGCCCGGCGGCCTGGCGGTGCAACGTCGCGCCCGGCTGCTGCTGGACCGCATCGACGAGGGGGAGGTCAGCGAGGCCTACGCCGACATCGCCCGGGCCCAGGCATACGCGTTCGCGGTGCAGGAGGAGAACGCCGCTGGCGGCCGCGTCGTGACCGCGCCGACCAACGGGGCGGCCGGCATCGTCCCGGCCGTGCTGGTCGAGGCCGCCGACCGCCGCGGCCACTCCCGCGAGGAGATCCACGCCGCCCTGGCCACCGCCGCCGCCATCGCCATGCTGGTCAAGACCCACGCCTCGATCTCCGGCGCCGAGGTCGGCTGCCAGGGCGAGGTCGGCACGGCCACGTCCATGGCTGCGGCGGCGCTGTGCCAGCTGATGGGCGGCACGATCGACCAGGTCGCCAACGCCGCCGAGATCGGCATGGAGCACAACCTCGGCCTGACCTGCGACCCCATCAAGGGGCTGGTCCAGGCCCCGTGCATCGAGCGCAACGCCATGGGGGTGGCCAAGGCCCACTCTGCCGCCCAGCTGGCCCTGCACTCGGTCGTGGCCGGTGTGGTCAGCCTGGACAAGGTCATCAAGGTCATGAAGCGCACCGGCGACGACATGCGCCGGGAGTACAAGGAGACCTCCGAGGGCGGCCTGGCCGTCTCCTTCCCCGAGTGCTGA
- the dnaB gene encoding replicative DNA helicase has protein sequence MATVPDYDAPSPEGGYQRTPPYSLEAEISVLGSMLLSADAIAEVSESVSPADFYRGAHRTMFEAMCDLYDKGEPVDTVTLADELERRGKLADVGGAIAIADISAQVPTPANAVYYARIVTDRALKRRLIEAGSTLTKLGFDLEKSGADAVDEAEAHVFDLANKQRKGEFVPMRDLLSEAFDLIEKLHESDSTITGLETGFTDLDQLTSGLQPGQLIILAARPAMGKSTLVTNMITNVAAGQRKPAAIFSLEMGQMEIVQRMLSAEAKLDSDRLRTGKLRHDDWPKLSKAMGKLSEAPLFIDDTPGITMMEIRSKCRRIAQRHGLSLIVVDYLQLMESHKKSDGRVQEVAEFSRGLKVLAKEIGCPVIALSQLSRKPEERTDRRPMLSDLRESGAIEQDADIVGFIYRDEVYNPDTEAKGEAELIIAKHRAGRLATVRLSFLGHHSRFANIARTPGPPPGSGGGGGGYAPPPAAPAYPSTGGAI, from the coding sequence GTGGCAACCGTTCCCGATTACGACGCACCCTCCCCCGAAGGGGGTTATCAGCGCACGCCTCCCTACTCGTTGGAGGCCGAGATCAGCGTGCTCGGCAGCATGCTGCTGTCCGCCGACGCGATCGCCGAGGTGTCGGAATCGGTCAGCCCCGCGGACTTCTACCGCGGAGCCCATCGCACGATGTTCGAGGCGATGTGCGACCTGTACGACAAGGGCGAACCGGTCGACACCGTGACCCTGGCCGACGAGCTCGAACGGCGCGGCAAGCTCGCCGACGTCGGTGGGGCCATCGCCATCGCCGACATCTCCGCGCAGGTCCCCACCCCGGCCAACGCCGTGTACTACGCCCGGATCGTCACCGACCGGGCCCTCAAGCGCCGCCTGATCGAGGCCGGGTCGACGTTGACCAAGCTGGGCTTCGACCTCGAGAAGTCCGGTGCCGACGCCGTCGACGAGGCCGAGGCGCACGTCTTCGACCTGGCCAACAAGCAGCGCAAGGGCGAGTTCGTGCCGATGCGCGACCTGCTGTCGGAAGCCTTCGACCTGATCGAGAAGCTCCACGAGTCCGACTCGACCATCACCGGGCTCGAGACCGGGTTCACCGACCTCGACCAGCTGACGTCCGGCCTGCAGCCCGGCCAGCTGATCATCCTCGCCGCCCGTCCCGCCATGGGGAAGTCGACGTTGGTCACCAACATGATCACCAACGTCGCCGCCGGACAGCGCAAGCCCGCCGCGATCTTCTCCCTCGAGATGGGCCAGATGGAGATCGTGCAGCGCATGCTGTCGGCCGAGGCCAAGCTCGACTCCGACCGGCTGCGCACCGGCAAGCTGCGCCACGACGACTGGCCCAAGCTGTCCAAGGCCATGGGCAAGCTGTCGGAGGCGCCACTGTTCATCGACGACACGCCCGGCATCACGATGATGGAGATCCGCTCCAAGTGCCGCCGCATCGCGCAGCGCCACGGCCTGTCGCTGATCGTCGTGGACTACCTGCAGCTGATGGAGTCCCACAAGAAGTCCGACGGCCGTGTGCAGGAGGTCGCGGAGTTCTCCCGTGGCCTCAAGGTGCTGGCCAAGGAGATCGGCTGCCCGGTCATCGCGCTGTCGCAGCTGTCGCGAAAGCCCGAGGAACGAACCGACCGCCGCCCGATGCTGTCGGACCTCCGTGAATCAGGCGCGATCGAGCAGGACGCCGACATCGTCGGGTTCATCTACCGCGACGAGGTCTACAACCCCGACACCGAGGCCAAGGGCGAGGCCGAGCTGATCATCGCCAAGCACCGTGCCGGTCGGCTGGCCACGGTCCGCCTGTCGTTCCTGGGCCACCACTCCCGCTTCGCCAACATCGCCCGCACGCCCGGTCCTCCGCCCGGCTCGGGTGGCGGCGGGGGCGGCTATGCCCCACCGCCCGCAGCGCCGGCCTACCCCTCGACCGGCGGGGCCATCTGA